The following are encoded together in the Phragmites australis chromosome 19, lpPhrAust1.1, whole genome shotgun sequence genome:
- the LOC133899984 gene encoding disease resistance protein Pik-2-like, whose product MELAVGASEATLKSLLSKLGSLLAEDYSLIRGVRGDIQFINDELASMQAFLSNLSRSDEGHDDQTEDWMKQVRDVAYDIEDCIDDFAHNLDPDPRGNDWLTVIRRTLYEIRTWSTRRSIAAKIGELKERAQHVGDRRGRYGVPDPKPSKKKSNLGGATGYLAAEHQEIARQLVGVQQPVGVKNMPDLEKWITFDEKRKKPGVLTIVGFGGVGKTTVAMALYRKFGPQFQRRAMVTVSQNSDPDVVLWNILSQVKSMANNGERRGEDITGAISEKKIPVIGSILSRIRLPSRNQKEDGSAGQDKHSQIRTELKSNLETTRYLLLIDDVWSSSTWQTVKNCFPENDKGSRIIVTTRFQAVATTCSARKDHDRVHPVEVLSGDEPRNLFFKTMSECRGTGDRQPIQSKVPGRVWEMCGGLPLAIVTMSGLVASKPLMIREEWITFCNSLFPEPERCRKPEDFMRIINYCYNDLPSDLKTCSLYLSIFPKGRKVSRKRLIRRWIAEGFVSEKQGLSIEDVAETCFNQLIERKIIRPVEHNMNGRVKSCQVHDMVLEYIISKAAEEDFVTVVGSHWSMPTRSNKVRRLSLHSSDSKGANNVDRMNLSHVRSLTVFGSLDKLHFKSFKTGIVQVLDLEGCSGFKENRVKVSDLCEMILLKYLSLRRTDIKNLPQNISKLKYLETLDIRETEVQQLPATVGLLERINNILGGDKRRRKTLKLPKELKGTMKTLRILSGIEIVEGSTAASDLRFFTALRKLAIYRIHKNDEIFKDLLSSIQYLSGYSLQTLVIDDESSEFLKTLDSMSSYPTDLRALELSGKLLILPKWLKSLDGIVKLTLSATVLRADNLMVLSKLSSLFSLTFSISEKQDPAMAAILEKNKSYSGGEIFVPAGGFSKLKLLRIFVPLLPSLNFAKKATPVLERIELRFKRLEGLHGMDELGMLHDVLLTVDGQASEQTQFILETLKKGKKQSSKYALIVNEYHD is encoded by the exons ATGGAGTTGGCGGTCGGCGCGTCGGAGGCTACCCTCAAATCCCTCCTGAGCAAGCTCGGCAGCCTCCTCGCGGAGGACTACTCCCTGATCCGGGGCGTACGCGGCGACATCCAGTTCATCAACGACGAGCTCGCCAGCATGCAGGCCTTCCTCAGCAACCTCAGCCGCAGCGACGAGGGCCACGACGACCAGACGGAGGACTGGATGAAGCAGGTCCGCGATGTCGCCTACGACATAGAAGACTGCATTGACGACTTCGCCCACAACCTTGACCCCGACCCCCGCGGCAACGACTGGCTGACCGTCATCCGCAGGACCCTGTACGAGATCCGGACATGGTCCACCCGCCGCAGCATCGCTGCAAAGATTGGCGAACTGAAGGAACGGGCGCAGCATGTGGGTGATCGGCGCGGCAGGTACGGCGTCCCTGACCCAAAGCCCAGCAAGAAGAAGAGTAACTTGGGTGGCGCCACCGGGTATCTCGCTGCTGAGCATCAGGAGATAGCCCGCCAGCTCGTCGGTGTCCAGCAGCCTGTGGGGGTGAAGAATATGCCGGATCTTGAGAAGTGGATCACTTTTgatgagaagaggaagaagcccGGCGTGCTGACCATTGTTGGGTTTGGTGGTGTGGGAAAAACAACCGTTGCAATGGCGCTATACCGGAAATTCGGGCCTCAGTTCCAGCGCCGAGCGATGGTCACCGTGTCCCAGAACTCGGACCCTGATGTAGTCCTTTGGAACATACTAAGTCAGGTCAAGTCGATGGCCAACAATGGGGAGCGGCGAGGCGAAGATATCACCGGCGCCATCTCGGAGAAGAAGATTCCAGTCATTGGAAGCATATTGAGCCGAATTAGGCTGCCGTCCCGAAATCAAAAGGAAGATGGCAGCGCGGGCCAGGACAAGCACAGTCAAATAAGAACGGAGTTGAAGAGTAACCTGGAAACAACTAG GTACTTACTGTTAATTGATGATGTATGGTCATCTTCTACGTGGCAGACTGTCAAGAATTGTTTTCCAGAAAATGATAAGGGAAGCAGAATAATTGTCACCACACGATTTCAAGCTGTCGCCACAACATGCTCTGCTCGCAAAGACCATGATCGTGTCCACCCAGTTGAAGTTCTTTCTGGTGATGAGCCCAGAAATTTATTCTTCAAAACCATGTCTGAGTGCAGGGGTACTGGAGACAGACAACCAATTCAGAGCAAGGTGCCAGGCAGAGTTTGGGAAATGTGCGGCGGCTTGCCATTAGCCATAGTTACCATGTCAGGTCTTGTGGCATCCAAGCCGCTGATGATCCGGGAGGAATGGATTACTTTCTGCAATTCTTTGTTTCCAGAGCCAGAAAGATGCCGTAAACCAGAGGACTTTATGAGGATAATCAATTATTGCTACAATGACTTGCCTAGTGATCTCAAGACTTGCTCTttgtatctaagcatatttcctAAGGGCCGCAAAGTTAGTAGGAAGCGGCTCATCAGAAGATGGATAGCGGAAGGTTTTGTCAGTGAGAAGCAGGGTTTGAGTATCGAGGATGTTGCAGAGACATGCTTTAATCAGCTCATTGAAAGGAAGATAATACGGCCTGTAGAGCACAACATGAATGGAAGGGTGAAAAGTTGTCAGGTCCATGACATGGTACTTGAGTACATAATTTCCAAGGCAGCAGAAGAGGATTTCGTCACTGTGGTTGGTAGCCACTGGTCCATGCCAACACGTAGCAACAAAGTCCGTAGGCTTTCCCTCCACAGTAGTGACTCCAAAGGTGCAAATAACGTGGATCGCATGAACTTGTCCCATGTCCGGTCACTGACCGTGTTTGGGAGCTTGGACAAACTACACTTCAAATCATTCAAAACCGGAATAGTACAAGTACTAGACCTCGAAGGCTGCTCGGGGTTTAAGGAAAACCGTGTCAAGGTTTCTGACTTATGTGAAATGATTCTACTCAAATATCTGAGCCTCCGAAGAACAGACATAAAAAATCTTCCCCAAAATATTTCCAAGCTGAAGTACTTGGAGACTCTAGATATAAGGGAGACAGAGGTTCAACAGTTGCCTGCAACTGTAGGACTGCTAGAACGAATAAATAACATACTTGGCGGAGATAAGAGAAGACGGAAAACCCTGAAACTTCCTAAAGAGCTCAAGGGAACAATGAAAACCTTACGCATATTGTCAGGGATAGAGATCGTGGAGGGATCAACAGCTGCATCAGACCTCCGTTTCTTTACTGCGCTGAGGAAGTTGGCAATTTACAGGATCCACAAGAATGATGAGATATTCAAAGATTTGCTCTCCTCTATCCAGTACCTCAGTGGCTATTCCCTCCAAACTCTTGTAATTGATGACGAGTCATCTGAATTCCTCAAGACCCTGGACTCCATGTCGTCCTATCCAACGGACCTGAGAGCACTTGAGCTATCTGGCAAATTGCTCATACTCCCTAAGTGGCTCAAAAGTCTCGATGGTATTGTCAAGTTAACTCTTTCGGCGACAGTTCTCAGGGCAGATAATTTGATGGTCCTTAGCAAGCTAAGTTCATTGTTCTCTCTCACTTTTTCAATCAGTGAAAAGCAGGATCCTGCTATGGCAGCCATTCTTGAGAAAAATAAGTCTTATTCAGGAGGGGAGATCTTTGTCCCAGCTGGAGGGTTCAGTAAGCTCAAATTGCTTCGCATATTTGTTCCTCTTCTTCCATCACTCAACTTTGCAAAGAAGGCGACACCAGTGCTGGAAAGGATTGAACTTCGTTTCAAAAGGTTGGAAGGTCTACATGGCATGGATGAACTTGGAATGCTCCATGATGTGCTCTTAACAGTTGATGGCCAGGCAAGTGAGCAGACACAGTTCATACTGGAGACTttgaaaaaagggaaaaaacaaTCATCGAAGTATGCCCTCATTGTCAACGAGTATCATGATTGA